DNA sequence from the Manihot esculenta cultivar AM560-2 chromosome 11, M.esculenta_v8, whole genome shotgun sequence genome:
CTACACCCCTCCTCTTGTTGCTGTGTTGCATTTTCCTTAAGCTCAATGAAGTGCTCCTGCATGGAATTAAAATTACAAGCGATCACTTTAGAACTATTTTGGTAAATTAAAActatgtataaatatttaattttcacaTACATGGATAGCTTTAAGGCGTGCAtgaataaaatttgaagtaCCCTTTTTTCCGGGAGTAGCCTAAAAAACTCATGTGGGTAAGGATCTTTGTCCAACCTTTCTCGCTATGatggaaaaaattttaaattatttagataCTTTACTCATTTAATTGCACTAATTCATACTAAATATGATATGAGTAAAAGTAGAATTAAACAATACCGTTTGTTGATGATGACGATACCGAGATGTGGAGTCCTTATAATAGCGTGAGATAGTTGCTCCGTCATTGCCGGTTTTCCTCCTCCTATTCCATGAGAATTTCTTGAATTTTCCTAGAGGCTCATAATCACTCCAAGTATATCTCCGCCACTCCACTACTCTGTTTGAGACTGACAACCTCTTATTCTTGCCATTCCACGATCTGATGCTATACATTCGTGCTTCTGCCTTCATGGATTCATGATAGAAGCAGTGATTGCTAAATAATACAAGACAAATATCTTCTGATGGTTATTATGAAGATACGAGCATTTGGTAGCTTAACAATTTCTCTGTTTTAGCCCTTTAATAACGAGCTTATAAGCTATAATTTGTCCTATAATGCAATTGTTGAGTTCCGAGTCAAAAAAGGTATATTTGtttcttatttaatttgttGTATGTCTAACGTATAATCATGAAGAAAATTCAAAAACACCATGTGCAGAGGAATAATACCTTCAATAGTTAAGTATAAGAGACTTAACCCAATTTTCATCTACATTTCTATGATTGAATATAATTCTTAGACCCTGAAGATGACTGCTCCAAGATATTCAGATTCCAAAAGCTTTTCCAAACTGAACAAGCTAGAGCATCTATACAGCAACTTGCTGGATAAACAAGTTTTAAAGGTTTTGGGTAAATTCTCGGCCCTCACAGTAATTCTATGGCAGGTCAACCATCTGAGCTAGGTACGTGCATTTGCAAATTTaatttcctcttttttttttttttatgcttagttgctaagaaaattgagtttaatAAGATTTGAATTAACCTAATTTGGTTTAAATCTTGCTGAACTTAGCAACTTGAAGTACTTAGTCTGCAATTCAATGACCCTGAATGGAACTCTGCCCATTccttgttaaaaaaattattctatcaAATTTCTATTCCTATTCACAAGTACATTTCCAAAATTTTATTAGCATGTTTTTCTTGGTAGATTTGGGCAATTTCAGGAGTTTGGAGATTTTGGACTGGAGAGAGAACCATTTCACTGGAAGCATTCCACCAAACATATGAACAAATCTGTACATTACcataaaatttagagattttgCCTGTTCACATGAAGCATATATGTATAGATGGACTTGATATTTTGTGAAATTATTA
Encoded proteins:
- the LOC110625935 gene encoding uncharacterized protein LOC110625935 isoform X2, yielding MYSIRSWNGKNKRLSVSNRVVEWRRYTWSDYEPLGKFKKFSWNRRRKTGNDGATISRYYKDSTSRYRHHQQTRERLDKDPYPHEFFRLLPEKREHFIELKENATQQQEEGCSEATQPDDVQLEAISGKKERIVHGVGSQTSAFKSSSSATSYSLTSKPTFKHDEYEQRKQQLEEKIEELTQSYEQSAKEILEMRDLLRRVIAQSPSSQTAAPTGNIGSST
- the LOC110625935 gene encoding uncharacterized protein LOC110625935 isoform X1, whose amino-acid sequence is MKAEARMYSIRSWNGKNKRLSVSNRVVEWRRYTWSDYEPLGKFKKFSWNRRRKTGNDGATISRYYKDSTSRYRHHQQTRERLDKDPYPHEFFRLLPEKREHFIELKENATQQQEEGCSEATQPDDVQLEAISGKKERIVHGVGSQTSAFKSSSSATSYSLTSKPTFKHDEYEQRKQQLEEKIEELTQSYEQSAKEILEMRDLLRRVIAQSPSSQTAAPTGNIGSST